Proteins encoded within one genomic window of Empedobacter falsenii:
- a CDS encoding DUF6660 family protein: MKFIILIIALYVNVLSFVPCQDTNTNRTQVSMVHSEKDNSDHKDQCSPLCVCNCCQITISSMKFTRLLKTPKVFEPNTSKKIQFKKNTIQNQLYADIWQPPKINIA, from the coding sequence ATGAAATTTATAATTCTCATAATTGCATTATATGTTAATGTTCTATCATTTGTGCCATGTCAAGACACAAATACTAATAGAACGCAAGTTTCTATGGTGCATAGTGAGAAAGATAATTCAGATCATAAAGATCAATGTAGTCCTTTGTGCGTTTGTAATTGTTGTCAAATTACAATTTCATCAATGAAATTTACACGATTACTAAAAACTCCTAAAGTTTTTGAACCAAATACTTCCAAGAAAATACAATTCAAAAAGAATACAATTCAAAACCAATTGTATGCCGATATCTGGCAACCTCCTAAAATAAATATTGCTTAA
- a CDS encoding CusA/CzcA family heavy metal efflux RND transporter encodes MLDKIIKFSIQNKIVIGIMTVLWIIWGVWSATKLPIDAVPDITNNQVQIITVSPTLAGQEVEQLVTFPIEQSIANIPDIEETRSISRFGLSVITVVFKEDVDIYFARQLVNEKLKEAQEDIPQGVGIPELSPVSTGLGEVYQYILHPKKGSEKKYNSKQLREMQDWIVRRQLNGTPGVAEINSFGGELKEYEVALDPNRLRAMGISVSDIFDALEKNNQNTGGAYIDKKPNAYFIRGIGMVTSLDDVKLIPIKNATGTVPIFIKDVADVRLGHAIRYGAMTYNGEVDAVGGVVMMLKGANSNEVVNLIKEKIPTIQKSLPDDIVIEPFLDRTNLVNRAIKTVEKNLIEGALIVIFVLVIFLGNLRAGLIVASAIPLSLLFALGMMNVFGVSANLMSLGAIDFGLIVDGAVIIVEATLHHLGLRKSTHRLTQKEMDEEVFLSASKIRNSAAFGEIIILIVYIPILTLVGVEGKMFTPMAKTVGFAILGALILSLTYIPMMSALFLSKKPTLKASFSDKMMVKIHKVYEPLLEKAIRIKYWLVGITVAIFAVSIIQFRNMGGEFIPQLQEGDFAFHCILPQGSSLTQSLETSMQASRILKEFDEVKMVVGKTGSAEVPTDPMPPEATDMIVVLKPKDEWKRNISYEELGDEMMEKLEVIPGVFFEKNQPIQMRFNELMTGVRQDVAVKIFGENLDSLSYYADKTSKAIQSVEGVTAPQVERVSGLPQINVEYDRIRMANYGLNIQDVNDMLSTAFAGKTAGQVFENERRFDLVVRLDSAHRKSIDDINNLMIPTSSGNQIPISQVANVSYKLGASQISREEGKRRIVIGFNVKDRDVQSVVKDIQTKLDNEIKLPSGYYFTYGGQFENLQAASQRLMIAVPISLLLIFMLLYFTFHSFKQAALIFTAIPMSAIGGIFALIIRDMPFSISAGIGFIALFGVAVLNGIVLIGTFNQLEKEGEKNILKRIMEGTNIRLRPVLMTATVASLGFLPMAISTGAGAEVQKPLATVVIGGLITATFLTLFVLPMLYLIFNSKLPKIKLNSKNSLPFLVIGMFLMGQSIQAQTRSINIQEAQQIAIENNPLIKANERSISSSEALKGTANELPKLNVEAQLGQYASPKFDYGLSISQSIPFPTIFKHRKAVLESEVNNKKIQKEVTTNELLKQVRTYFYQIEYLEYNHDQLEQLNKLYLEFIRIASVRFNAGDIKKIEINTAETQQGEINLLLKQNKVYLANAYKNLNVLLNTEENFTITKETNYIPLKLSGILDGSTIDNNPTLKAFYQQMEITERNKEVVKAEGLPEFSLGVNSLSMIGMHEKNGVQRYYNGLDRFTSVNLGVAIPLTFGATKAKIKALEYDKQAIQETANFQKQQLTIQLDNSINQYQQDWEQYEYYVNQAIPNAEKIVKAAQLGYKTGEISYVEYLFALQTATDIQLKYLESIQQVNQTVVNINSIINQ; translated from the coding sequence GTGTTAGATAAAATCATAAAATTTAGTATCCAAAACAAAATTGTTATTGGAATTATGACTGTATTGTGGATTATCTGGGGCGTATGGAGCGCAACAAAATTGCCAATAGATGCGGTACCCGATATTACCAACAATCAAGTCCAAATTATTACGGTCAGCCCTACTCTAGCTGGTCAAGAAGTAGAACAATTGGTCACTTTTCCAATTGAGCAAAGTATTGCGAATATTCCTGATATCGAAGAAACAAGAAGTATTTCTCGTTTTGGTTTATCTGTGATTACGGTAGTGTTTAAAGAAGATGTAGATATTTATTTTGCGCGTCAATTAGTCAACGAAAAATTAAAAGAAGCACAAGAAGACATTCCGCAAGGTGTTGGTATTCCCGAATTATCACCTGTGAGTACTGGTCTTGGAGAAGTCTATCAATATATTTTACATCCTAAAAAAGGAAGTGAGAAAAAATACAATTCAAAACAACTGCGCGAAATGCAAGATTGGATTGTTCGTAGACAATTAAACGGAACGCCTGGTGTTGCTGAGATCAATAGTTTTGGTGGAGAATTGAAGGAATACGAAGTTGCTTTAGATCCGAATAGATTGCGCGCAATGGGAATTAGTGTATCGGATATTTTTGATGCCTTAGAAAAAAATAATCAAAATACTGGAGGAGCTTACATCGATAAGAAGCCAAATGCTTACTTTATTCGAGGAATTGGAATGGTAACTTCTTTAGATGATGTAAAATTAATTCCTATAAAAAATGCGACGGGAACTGTTCCTATTTTTATAAAAGATGTAGCTGATGTAAGACTAGGACATGCCATACGATACGGAGCAATGACTTACAATGGTGAAGTAGATGCTGTTGGTGGTGTTGTGATGATGTTAAAAGGTGCGAATTCTAATGAAGTAGTTAATCTAATTAAAGAAAAAATACCAACAATTCAAAAATCGTTACCAGATGATATCGTCATCGAGCCTTTCCTTGATCGAACGAATTTAGTAAATCGTGCAATTAAAACAGTAGAAAAAAATCTGATCGAAGGTGCATTAATTGTCATTTTTGTATTGGTTATTTTTCTTGGTAATCTAAGAGCTGGTTTAATCGTTGCATCTGCCATTCCTCTATCCTTATTATTTGCATTAGGAATGATGAATGTTTTTGGTGTGAGTGCGAATTTAATGAGTTTAGGAGCTATTGATTTTGGATTGATAGTCGATGGAGCCGTTATTATTGTAGAAGCGACTTTACATCATCTTGGACTTAGAAAATCAACGCATCGATTAACCCAAAAAGAAATGGATGAAGAGGTTTTTCTTTCAGCTTCAAAAATTAGAAATTCAGCCGCATTCGGGGAAATCATCATACTTATTGTCTACATTCCTATTCTTACTTTGGTTGGTGTAGAAGGAAAAATGTTTACACCAATGGCTAAAACAGTTGGCTTTGCAATTCTAGGCGCATTGATTCTTTCGTTAACGTACATCCCAATGATGAGTGCTTTATTTTTATCAAAAAAGCCTACTCTCAAAGCTTCTTTTTCAGATAAAATGATGGTGAAAATCCATAAAGTTTATGAACCATTATTAGAAAAAGCAATCCGAATCAAATATTGGTTAGTTGGTATTACTGTTGCAATTTTTGCAGTATCAATTATTCAATTCAGAAATATGGGTGGCGAATTTATTCCACAATTACAAGAAGGTGATTTTGCTTTTCACTGTATTTTACCACAAGGAAGTTCCTTAACCCAAAGTTTAGAAACATCCATGCAAGCTTCTCGAATTTTAAAAGAATTTGATGAAGTAAAAATGGTCGTTGGTAAAACAGGTTCCGCTGAGGTTCCTACAGATCCTATGCCTCCTGAAGCAACAGATATGATTGTGGTTCTAAAACCAAAGGACGAATGGAAACGTAACATTTCTTATGAAGAATTAGGTGATGAAATGATGGAAAAACTAGAGGTTATTCCTGGTGTTTTCTTTGAAAAAAATCAACCAATTCAAATGCGTTTTAATGAATTGATGACAGGAGTTCGACAAGATGTAGCTGTCAAAATTTTTGGCGAAAATTTAGATTCGCTCTCTTATTATGCAGATAAAACCTCAAAAGCAATTCAATCTGTTGAAGGTGTTACAGCACCACAAGTAGAACGCGTAAGTGGTTTGCCTCAGATTAATGTTGAATATGACCGAATTCGAATGGCAAATTATGGATTAAACATTCAAGATGTAAATGATATGTTGAGTACAGCATTTGCTGGAAAAACAGCTGGACAAGTTTTCGAGAATGAACGACGCTTTGATTTGGTTGTTCGATTGGATAGTGCGCATCGAAAAAGCATTGATGACATTAACAATTTAATGATTCCTACAAGTTCTGGTAATCAAATTCCGATCTCTCAGGTGGCAAATGTGAGTTATAAATTAGGCGCTTCACAAATTAGTCGCGAAGAAGGAAAACGAAGAATTGTAATTGGTTTCAACGTAAAAGATCGCGATGTACAATCGGTTGTAAAAGATATTCAGACAAAATTAGACAATGAAATCAAATTACCTTCTGGCTATTATTTCACCTATGGAGGGCAGTTCGAAAATCTGCAAGCAGCTAGTCAACGTTTGATGATTGCTGTACCAATCTCCTTATTATTAATTTTTATGTTATTGTATTTCACATTTCATTCATTCAAACAAGCAGCATTAATTTTCACAGCAATTCCAATGAGTGCAATCGGAGGTATTTTTGCATTAATTATTCGCGATATGCCATTTAGTATTAGTGCCGGAATTGGTTTTATTGCTTTGTTCGGAGTAGCTGTTTTAAACGGGATTGTTTTAATTGGAACATTCAATCAATTAGAAAAAGAAGGAGAAAAAAATATTCTAAAACGAATAATGGAAGGAACCAATATCCGATTACGACCAGTATTAATGACAGCAACAGTTGCATCGTTAGGATTTTTACCGATGGCAATTTCCACAGGCGCAGGTGCCGAGGTTCAAAAACCTTTAGCAACAGTTGTCATTGGAGGATTAATCACAGCTACTTTTTTAACCTTATTTGTATTACCAATGTTATATTTAATATTTAATTCAAAACTTCCGAAAATAAAATTGAATTCAAAAAATTCACTTCCATTCCTTGTCATCGGAATGTTTTTGATGGGACAATCTATTCAAGCGCAAACTCGTTCAATTAATATTCAAGAAGCTCAACAAATTGCAATTGAAAATAATCCATTAATCAAAGCAAATGAACGAAGTATTTCATCAAGTGAAGCTTTAAAAGGAACCGCAAATGAATTACCAAAATTAAATGTGGAAGCACAACTTGGGCAATATGCGAGTCCAAAATTTGATTATGGTTTATCTATTTCTCAAAGTATTCCATTTCCAACGATTTTTAAACACCGAAAGGCAGTGTTAGAATCAGAAGTGAATAACAAGAAGATACAAAAGGAAGTGACAACAAACGAATTGTTGAAACAAGTGAGAACCTATTTCTATCAGATCGAATATTTAGAATATAACCATGATCAACTCGAACAATTAAATAAACTTTATTTAGAATTTATTCGAATTGCTTCGGTTCGATTTAATGCAGGTGATATTAAGAAAATCGAAATTAATACAGCAGAAACACAACAAGGAGAAATCAATTTGTTGCTGAAACAAAACAAAGTGTATTTAGCAAATGCGTACAAAAATCTAAACGTATTATTGAATACCGAAGAGAATTTTACAATTACCAAAGAGACAAATTATATTCCATTAAAATTGAGTGGAATTTTAGACGGTTCTACAATTGATAATAATCCTACTCTCAAAGCTTTTTACCAACAGATGGAAATTACAGAACGAAACAAAGAAGTCGTAAAAGCCGAAGGTTTACCAGAATTTTCACTTGGTGTAAACAGTTTATCGATGATTGGAATGCACGAAAAAAATGGAGTACAAAGGTATTACAATGGCCTTGATCGTTTTACTTCTGTAAACCTTGGTGTTGCAATTCCATTAACGTTTGGTGCTACAAAGGCAAAAATCAAAGCTTTGGAATATGATAAACAAGCCATTCAAGAAACAGCCAATTTTCAAAAACAACAGTTAACGATTCAACTTGATAATTCAATTAATCAATATCAACAAGATTGGGAACAATATGAGTATTATGTAAACCAAGCCATTCCAAATGCAGAAAAAATTGTAAAAGCAGCTCAATTGGGTTATAAAACTGGTGAAATTTCGTATGTCGAATATCTTTTTGCCTTACAAACCGCAACGGATATTCAATTAAAATATCTTGAATCGATACAACAAGTCAATCAAACTGTTGTCAATATTAATTCTATCATCAATCAATAA
- a CDS encoding efflux RND transporter periplasmic adaptor subunit, translating into MKKIKIIIYSVLAILFLSSCTKETKTEQPIEEKKAEHEEAPQTVATLTEEQMKAVGVKLGTIEVKELTAMIKANGLLNVPNSNMASVASMFGGVIQTLPIQEGSYVKKGQVIATISNPEFIITQEQYLTVLSRITYAEQEFRRQKELFDNDAGAKKNLQNSSAELKTLRSQKASLSRQLQMMGINPSKVTNANLRNGMVITAPISGTVSKIIAQIGSYVDVSSPVAEIIDNSSIHLDLQVFEKDLPKMKVGQVIQFELTNNPGNSYEAVVYSIGSSFENESKTIAVHSKVRGNKSGLINGMNITGAVSLSNSSTPAVPNEAIVEADGKFYIFVKTNKKVEEHTDEESKDPNEKNKEHKNEKLMNFEKIEVVKGSSDMGYTAITTVNEIDPTTQIVVKGAFFVNAKLSNSGDHGH; encoded by the coding sequence ATGAAAAAAATAAAGATCATTATCTATAGCGTGTTAGCCATATTATTTCTAAGTAGTTGTACCAAAGAAACAAAAACGGAACAACCAATCGAGGAAAAAAAAGCTGAGCACGAAGAAGCGCCACAAACAGTTGCTACGCTAACAGAAGAACAAATGAAGGCTGTTGGTGTAAAACTGGGAACTATTGAAGTAAAGGAGCTAACGGCTATGATTAAAGCAAATGGACTTTTGAATGTTCCGAATAGCAATATGGCAAGTGTTGCATCTATGTTTGGTGGAGTAATACAAACATTGCCAATTCAGGAAGGTTCGTATGTCAAAAAAGGACAAGTAATTGCGACAATTTCAAACCCAGAATTTATTATTACACAAGAGCAATACTTAACTGTTTTGAGTCGAATTACCTATGCAGAGCAAGAATTTAGACGACAAAAAGAATTGTTTGATAACGATGCTGGTGCAAAAAAGAATCTTCAGAACTCTTCTGCCGAATTGAAAACATTACGTTCTCAAAAAGCATCTTTATCTCGTCAACTTCAAATGATGGGAATTAATCCTTCTAAAGTAACCAATGCAAATTTGAGAAATGGAATGGTAATTACAGCACCAATTAGTGGAACAGTAAGTAAAATTATTGCGCAAATAGGAAGTTATGTAGATGTCTCATCTCCCGTCGCTGAAATCATTGATAATAGTTCTATTCACTTAGATTTGCAAGTTTTCGAGAAAGATTTACCTAAGATGAAAGTTGGTCAAGTCATTCAATTTGAATTAACAAACAATCCAGGAAACAGTTACGAAGCAGTCGTGTACAGTATTGGTTCTTCTTTCGAAAATGAAAGTAAAACCATTGCAGTACATAGCAAAGTACGAGGAAATAAATCTGGATTGATAAATGGAATGAATATTACAGGAGCCGTAAGCTTAAGTAATTCCTCTACACCTGCTGTTCCCAATGAAGCAATTGTAGAAGCGGATGGTAAATTTTACATCTTTGTCAAAACAAACAAAAAAGTAGAAGAGCATACAGACGAAGAAAGTAAAGATCCGAACGAAAAGAACAAAGAACATAAAAATGAAAAATTGATGAACTTTGAAAAAATCGAAGTTGTAAAAGGTTCTTCAGATATGGGTTACACAGCTATTACAACCGTAAATGAAATTGATCCAACTACACAGATTGTTGTAAAAGGAGCCTTTTTCGTTAATGCTAAATTAAGTAATTCCGGAGATCACGGACATTAA
- the katG gene encoding catalase/peroxidase HPI, with protein MENQGGDISKCPFHNGTMSKPVAGEGTQNQHWWPNQLKVDILRQHSNKSNPMGEDFNYAEEFKKLDLEAVKADLKALMTDSQDWWPADFGHYGPFFIRMAWHSAGTYRVQDGRGGAGEGQQRFAPLNSWPDNVSLDKARRLIWPIKQKYGNKISWADLIILTGNVALESMGFKTLGFAGGRADVWEPNMDVYWGSEKIWLEESGGPNSRYSGDRDLENPLAAVQMGLIYVNPEGPDGNPDPLASARDIRDTFARMAMNDEETLALIAGGHTFGKTHGAASADHVGPDPEASDLEMQGLGWKNSYGTGNAGDTITSGIEVTWTSKPTEWSNLFLSYLFGFEWELTKSPAGAHQWVAKDVGEIIPHAHDSSKKIRPTMLTSDIALRTDPAYEKIGRRFLEHPQEFEDAFRKAWFKLTHRDMGPLSRYLGADVPKEVFTWQDPIPAVKHELIDEADITDLKAKILASGLSVSELVSTAWASASTFRGSDKRGGANGARIRLEPMKNWEGNNPIQLNKVLTALENIQQEFNSANYSKQVSIADLIVLGGNAAIEKAAKDAGKTITVPFAAGRGDATQEETEVESVAYLETIADGVKNYRKNTRRSVSTEELVIDKAQLLTLTAPELTVLVGGMRAMNANYDGSKHGIFTDRPGQLTNDFFVNLLDMGTVWKATDETKEIYMGSDRKTGAPKWTGTRADLVFGSNSELRAVAEVYAQADAQDKFVHDFVAAWNKVMNADRFDLK; from the coding sequence ATGGAGAATCAAGGAGGTGATATTTCAAAATGCCCTTTTCACAATGGTACAATGTCAAAACCAGTTGCAGGAGAAGGAACACAAAATCAACATTGGTGGCCAAATCAATTAAAAGTTGATATTTTACGCCAACATTCAAATAAATCGAACCCAATGGGGGAAGATTTTAATTACGCCGAAGAATTTAAAAAATTAGATTTAGAAGCGGTTAAAGCTGATTTAAAAGCTTTGATGACTGATTCTCAAGATTGGTGGCCAGCAGATTTTGGGCATTATGGCCCATTTTTCATTCGTATGGCATGGCATAGTGCAGGTACATACCGTGTGCAAGATGGTCGTGGTGGAGCAGGTGAAGGACAACAACGTTTTGCGCCGCTTAACTCATGGCCAGACAACGTTTCGTTGGACAAAGCGCGTCGTTTAATTTGGCCTATCAAACAAAAATATGGTAATAAAATTTCATGGGCAGATTTAATTATCTTAACAGGAAATGTAGCCTTAGAGTCGATGGGATTCAAAACGTTAGGTTTTGCTGGTGGTCGTGCTGATGTTTGGGAACCAAATATGGATGTATATTGGGGTTCTGAAAAAATTTGGTTAGAAGAGAGTGGTGGTCCAAATAGCCGTTATTCTGGTGATCGTGATTTAGAGAATCCGTTGGCTGCGGTACAAATGGGATTGATTTATGTGAATCCAGAAGGTCCAGATGGTAATCCAGATCCTTTGGCTTCGGCACGCGATATTCGTGATACGTTTGCGCGTATGGCAATGAATGATGAAGAAACATTGGCGTTGATTGCTGGTGGTCACACTTTCGGAAAAACGCATGGTGCGGCTTCGGCTGATCATGTTGGCCCAGATCCTGAAGCTTCTGATTTGGAAATGCAAGGTTTGGGTTGGAAAAACTCGTACGGAACAGGAAATGCAGGTGACACAATTACATCAGGTATTGAAGTAACTTGGACAAGTAAACCAACAGAATGGTCAAATTTATTTTTAAGTTATTTATTTGGTTTCGAATGGGAATTAACAAAATCTCCTGCAGGTGCTCATCAATGGGTAGCAAAAGATGTAGGCGAAATTATTCCACATGCACATGATTCTTCAAAAAAAATAAGACCAACGATGTTGACTTCTGATATTGCGTTACGTACAGATCCAGCATATGAAAAAATTGGACGTCGTTTCTTAGAACATCCACAAGAATTTGAAGATGCTTTCCGTAAAGCATGGTTCAAGTTGACACACCGTGACATGGGACCACTTTCTCGTTATTTGGGTGCAGATGTGCCGAAAGAAGTCTTTACTTGGCAAGATCCAATTCCAGCTGTTAAGCATGAATTAATTGATGAGGCTGATATCACTGATTTGAAAGCAAAAATTTTAGCTTCAGGATTATCTGTTTCAGAATTGGTTTCTACAGCTTGGGCTTCGGCTTCAACTTTCCGTGGATCGGATAAACGTGGAGGAGCGAATGGTGCGCGTATTCGTTTGGAACCAATGAAAAATTGGGAAGGGAATAATCCAATTCAATTGAATAAAGTCTTAACAGCTTTAGAAAATATTCAACAAGAATTTAATTCAGCTAATTATTCAAAACAAGTTTCGATTGCCGATTTAATTGTCTTAGGAGGAAATGCAGCGATTGAAAAAGCAGCAAAAGATGCTGGAAAAACAATTACAGTTCCGTTTGCAGCAGGTCGTGGAGATGCAACGCAAGAGGAAACAGAAGTTGAATCTGTAGCGTACTTAGAAACAATTGCAGATGGGGTTAAAAACTACCGCAAAAACACAAGAAGATCTGTTTCGACAGAAGAATTGGTGATTGATAAAGCACAATTGTTAACCTTGACTGCACCAGAATTAACAGTTTTAGTTGGTGGAATGCGTGCGATGAATGCGAATTATGATGGTTCGAAACATGGTATTTTCACTGATCGTCCAGGTCAATTGACAAATGATTTCTTTGTGAATTTATTGGATATGGGTACTGTTTGGAAAGCGACAGATGAAACGAAAGAAATCTACATGGGATCTGATCGTAAAACTGGAGCACCAAAATGGACAGGAACTCGTGCGGATTTAGTATTTGGTTCAAATTCTGAATTACGTGCCGTAGCAGAAGTTTATGCTCAAGCCGATGCGCAAGATAAATTTGTACATGATTTTGTTGCCGCTTGGAACAAAGTGATGAATGCAGATCGTTTTGATTTGAAATAA